In Natronoarchaeum mannanilyticum, a genomic segment contains:
- the psmA gene encoding archaeal proteasome endopeptidase complex subunit alpha, with the protein MQGQHNQQAYDRGITIFSPDGRLYQVEYAREAVKRGTATIGVRTPDGVALVADRSVRSRLIEPESVEKLHEIDDHVGVASAGHVADARKLVDFARRRAQTEQLRYGQSIGVETLSKAITDNIQEHTQTGGARPFGVSLLIAGTEDGEPHLYEADPSGVATEWKAVAVGGDRDVIQGHLEDEYTEALGVDEGVGLALEALAEASDEPLDPASVDVAAIEAETDEYRPYDVEEVRTIVDDLEVETVDEEEDEE; encoded by the coding sequence ATGCAGGGACAACACAATCAGCAGGCCTACGACCGGGGGATCACCATCTTCTCCCCGGACGGACGGCTCTACCAGGTAGAGTATGCGCGCGAAGCGGTGAAGCGAGGGACGGCGACCATCGGCGTCCGGACGCCCGACGGCGTCGCGCTGGTGGCCGACCGGAGCGTCCGCTCGCGACTGATCGAGCCCGAGAGCGTCGAGAAGCTCCACGAGATCGACGACCACGTCGGCGTCGCCAGCGCCGGCCACGTCGCCGACGCTCGGAAGCTGGTCGACTTCGCGCGACGGCGCGCACAGACCGAGCAGCTCCGGTACGGCCAGTCGATCGGCGTCGAGACGCTCTCCAAGGCGATCACCGACAACATTCAGGAACACACCCAGACCGGCGGCGCGCGCCCCTTCGGCGTGTCGCTGCTGATCGCCGGCACCGAGGACGGCGAGCCCCACCTCTACGAGGCCGACCCGTCCGGGGTCGCGACCGAGTGGAAGGCCGTCGCCGTCGGCGGCGACCGCGACGTGATCCAGGGCCACCTCGAAGACGAGTACACTGAAGCGCTGGGCGTCGACGAGGGCGTCGGCCTCGCGCTCGAAGCGCTGGCCGAGGCCTCCGACGAGCCGCTCGACCCCGCGAGCGTCGACGTCGCGGCGATCGAGGCCGAGACCGACGAGTACCGACCGTACGACGTCGAGGAAGTGCGCACGATCGTCGACGATCTCGAGGTCGAGACGGTCGACGAGGAGGAGGACGAAGAATGA
- a CDS encoding aminotransferase class IV, with protein sequence MKYHVDGELVPAENATVSVEDRGFQYGDAAFETMRAYGGSIFEWSAHAERLAGSCETLGIDHGLSDAELRKRIRETLDANDLADAYVKLSISRGVQEGKLTPRPDADPTVVVIVKELPRGGVEGADVWDEPATVQTTKTRRIPDNALPAEAKTHNYLNGILARRELVEGADEALLRDAEGNVAEGAASNLFLVGEDGIHTPSLDGPVLPGITREVVIELADEAEIPVYTGSYAPDDVRNAEEAFLTNTTWELRPIESVDGIEIGGGPVTNLLSRLFDERVERRHYDGD encoded by the coding sequence ATGAAATACCACGTCGACGGAGAACTCGTGCCGGCAGAGAACGCGACGGTGAGCGTCGAGGATCGCGGGTTCCAGTACGGCGACGCCGCCTTCGAGACGATGCGCGCCTACGGCGGGTCGATCTTCGAGTGGTCGGCCCACGCCGAGCGGCTCGCCGGCTCCTGCGAGACGCTCGGGATCGACCACGGGCTCTCGGATGCCGAACTGCGGAAGCGCATTCGGGAGACCCTCGACGCCAACGACCTCGCCGACGCCTACGTGAAGCTCTCGATCTCGCGGGGCGTCCAGGAGGGGAAGCTGACGCCGCGGCCCGACGCCGACCCGACGGTCGTCGTGATCGTCAAGGAGCTCCCGCGCGGCGGCGTCGAGGGCGCCGACGTCTGGGACGAGCCCGCGACCGTCCAGACCACGAAAACTCGCCGCATCCCCGACAACGCGCTCCCGGCCGAGGCGAAGACCCACAACTATCTCAACGGGATTCTCGCGCGCCGCGAACTCGTCGAGGGGGCCGACGAGGCGCTGCTGCGCGACGCGGAGGGTAACGTCGCCGAGGGCGCGGCGAGCAACCTGTTTCTCGTCGGCGAGGACGGCATCCACACGCCGAGCCTCGACGGGCCGGTGCTGCCGGGGATCACCCGCGAGGTCGTGATCGAACTGGCCGACGAAGCGGAGATCCCGGTGTACACCGGCAGCTACGCGCCCGACGACGTCCGGAACGCCGAGGAGGCGTTTCTCACGAACACGACCTGGGAGCTCCGGCCGATCGAGTCCGTCGACGGGATCGAGATCGGCGGCGGGCCGGTGACGAACCTGCTCTCGCGGCTGTTCGACGAGCGCGTCGAGCGGCGTCACTACGACGGCGACTGA
- the psmB gene encoding archaeal proteasome endopeptidase complex subunit beta, translated as MNDNFETAGAENPFEPEVGSFQDVQGGEEGEVTKTGTTTVGLTTADGVVIATDMRASLGGRFVSNKDVQKVEQIHPTAALTLVGSVGGAQSFIETLRAEASLYETRRGEPMSIEALATLAGNFGRGGPFRAIHPILGGVDEDGSHVYSIDPAGGVVGDDYTVTGSGMQVAYGTLEQYYEEGLSNEEAKKVAARAVQSAVERDTGSGNGVFIAEITDEGVEIQGHKDFDEVL; from the coding sequence ATGAACGACAACTTCGAGACCGCCGGCGCGGAGAACCCCTTCGAGCCCGAAGTGGGCTCGTTCCAGGACGTTCAGGGCGGCGAAGAGGGCGAAGTGACCAAGACCGGGACGACGACGGTCGGTCTGACGACGGCCGACGGCGTCGTGATCGCGACGGACATGCGCGCCAGCCTCGGCGGGCGGTTCGTCTCGAACAAGGACGTCCAGAAGGTCGAGCAGATCCACCCGACGGCCGCGCTCACGCTCGTGGGCTCGGTCGGCGGCGCCCAGTCCTTTATCGAGACGCTGCGCGCCGAAGCGAGCCTCTACGAGACCCGCCGCGGCGAGCCGATGAGCATCGAAGCGCTCGCCACGCTCGCGGGGAACTTCGGTCGCGGCGGTCCGTTCCGCGCCATCCACCCGATCCTGGGCGGCGTCGACGAGGACGGCAGCCACGTCTACAGCATCGATCCCGCCGGCGGCGTGGTCGGAGACGACTACACCGTCACCGGCAGCGGGATGCAGGTCGCCTACGGTACCTTAGAGCAGTACTACGAGGAAGGCCTCTCGAACGAGGAAGCCAAGAAGGTCGCCGCTCGCGCGGTCCAGAGCGCGGTCGAGCGCGACACCGGCAGCGGTAACGGCGTCTTCATCGCCGAGATCACCGACGAAGGCGTCGAGATCCAGGGCCACAAGGACTTCGACGAGGTCCTGTAG
- a CDS encoding transcriptional regulator yields MREAEETTRRRIADHLREGVATPSALAAELDVTTHAALEHVQHLAMSLEPTDERLLVAPPTCRECGFDEYDEPANLPSRCPECKHEGIDEPEFTIE; encoded by the coding sequence ATGCGCGAGGCAGAGGAGACGACCCGCCGGCGCATCGCCGATCACCTCCGCGAGGGCGTCGCGACGCCGAGCGCGCTCGCCGCGGAACTCGACGTCACCACGCACGCGGCGCTCGAACACGTCCAGCATCTCGCGATGTCGCTCGAACCGACCGACGAGCGGCTGCTGGTCGCGCCGCCGACCTGCCGCGAGTGCGGATTCGACGAGTACGACGAGCCGGCGAACCTCCCCTCGCGGTGTCCCGAGTGCAAGCACGAGGGGATCGACGAGCCGGAGTTCACCATCGAATAG
- a CDS encoding SdpI family protein: protein MNARRRLAATVALVGAAALASAAVYGDLPAEMAIHWGPAGDADGWASRPVGAFGLPALMAALAALLWSVPRFDPLGENYESFRPTYDWFVVAALAFLAYVHGIVLATNLGVDVSMTRALVPATAALYYGAGVLLERAEPNWFVGIRNPWTLSDERVWDRTHEKGAALFKGAAVLTLGGVVAGEYAFAFLVGPLLLAAVATTAYSYWAYSKLPS from the coding sequence ATGAACGCGAGACGCCGCCTCGCGGCGACGGTCGCGCTGGTCGGCGCCGCTGCGCTGGCCAGCGCCGCAGTCTACGGCGACCTGCCCGCGGAGATGGCGATCCACTGGGGACCGGCGGGCGACGCCGACGGCTGGGCGTCGCGACCGGTCGGCGCGTTCGGCCTCCCCGCGCTGATGGCCGCGCTGGCCGCGCTGCTGTGGTCGGTGCCGCGGTTCGATCCGCTCGGGGAAAACTACGAGTCGTTCCGGCCGACCTACGACTGGTTCGTCGTCGCCGCGCTGGCGTTTCTGGCCTACGTCCACGGGATCGTTCTGGCGACGAACCTCGGCGTCGACGTCTCGATGACGCGCGCGCTCGTCCCGGCGACGGCGGCGCTGTACTACGGTGCCGGCGTCCTGCTGGAGCGGGCGGAACCCAACTGGTTCGTCGGCATCCGCAATCCCTGGACGCTGTCGGACGAGCGGGTCTGGGACCGAACCCACGAGAAAGGCGCCGCGCTGTTCAAGGGCGCCGCGGTGCTCACGCTGGGCGGCGTCGTCGCCGGCGAGTACGCGTTCGCGTTTCTGGTCGGCCCGCTCCTGCTGGCCGCCGTCGCGACGACCGCGTACTCCTACTGGGCGTACAGTAAGCTCCCGAGCTGA
- the pabB gene encoding aminodeoxychorismate synthase, component I yields MSSPTVATDADAFRAVAADAPIGARVPVEVRATVADPFDAYRRARDGPGGAFLETTGGQSGWGYFGVEPIERLTVSSDAVVRQSPEHAGDDALDGLGGRTAPSLAALQGLLDGEALVRGDCDVPYPCGAIGWLSYDLVREIEQLPETTTDDRDLPQLQVGVYDRLAAWEEPRGGEEAGDHETTLRITACPRIEDDDAAAIDAAYERGRERALDLARKIEEGAREVDAPPVERDSATFESDCGRAAFAERVRRVKEYVRDGDTFQANVSQRLTAPAAVHPVAAYDAVREVNPAPYSGLLEFRGVDLVSASPELLLERAGDRIETEPIAGTRPRGATPEEDVALESELLGDEKERAEHAMLVDLERNDLGKVAAYGSVDVPEYRRIDRYSEVMHLVSRVTGELRPGAELADAVAAVFPGGTITGAPKPRTMEIIDEVEATRRGPYTGSMAIFGFDERATLNIVIRTLVRRGAEYHLRVGAGIVHDSVPEREYEETLDKARALIRAVDEALDGRTSLGVEEEESGAEDAVSASDAADAPASGDETPDDRGGEPR; encoded by the coding sequence ATGAGTTCCCCGACGGTCGCGACCGACGCGGACGCGTTCCGCGCGGTCGCCGCGGACGCGCCGATCGGCGCGCGCGTGCCGGTGGAAGTCCGCGCGACGGTGGCCGACCCGTTCGACGCCTACCGCCGCGCCCGCGACGGCCCCGGCGGCGCGTTCCTGGAGACGACCGGCGGCCAGTCCGGCTGGGGCTACTTCGGCGTCGAACCTATCGAGCGGCTCACCGTCAGCTCCGACGCCGTCGTTCGACAGTCGCCCGAACACGCGGGGGACGACGCGCTCGACGGGCTCGGCGGCCGAACCGCGCCGTCGCTCGCCGCGCTCCAGGGGCTGCTCGACGGCGAAGCGCTCGTCCGGGGCGACTGCGACGTTCCCTACCCCTGCGGCGCGATCGGCTGGCTCTCCTACGACCTCGTGCGCGAGATCGAGCAGTTGCCCGAGACGACGACCGACGATCGCGACCTCCCGCAGCTGCAGGTCGGCGTCTACGACCGGCTGGCCGCGTGGGAGGAGCCCCGCGGCGGCGAGGAGGCCGGGGACCACGAGACGACGCTGCGGATCACCGCCTGCCCGCGGATCGAGGACGACGACGCCGCGGCGATCGACGCCGCCTACGAGCGGGGGCGCGAGCGTGCGCTCGACCTCGCGCGGAAGATCGAGGAAGGCGCCCGAGAGGTCGACGCCCCGCCGGTCGAGCGGGACAGCGCCACCTTCGAGAGCGACTGCGGGCGCGCGGCGTTCGCCGAGCGCGTCCGGCGCGTCAAGGAGTACGTTCGCGACGGCGACACGTTCCAGGCGAACGTCTCCCAGCGCCTGACCGCGCCGGCGGCGGTCCATCCGGTCGCGGCGTACGACGCCGTGCGCGAGGTCAACCCCGCGCCGTACTCCGGGCTGCTGGAGTTCCGCGGCGTCGATCTGGTGAGCGCGAGCCCCGAACTCTTACTGGAGCGAGCGGGCGACCGGATCGAGACGGAACCGATCGCGGGCACCCGCCCGCGGGGCGCCACCCCCGAGGAGGACGTAGCCCTCGAATCGGAACTCCTCGGCGACGAGAAGGAGCGCGCCGAGCACGCGATGCTGGTCGATCTGGAGCGCAACGACCTCGGGAAGGTCGCGGCGTACGGCAGCGTCGACGTGCCCGAGTACCGCCGGATCGACCGCTACTCGGAGGTGATGCATCTGGTCTCGCGAGTCACCGGCGAACTGCGGCCCGGCGCGGAACTGGCGGACGCCGTCGCCGCGGTGTTCCCCGGCGGGACGATCACGGGCGCACCGAAGCCCAGGACGATGGAGATCATCGACGAGGTAGAAGCGACCCGCAGGGGCCCCTACACCGGGTCGATGGCGATATTCGGCTTCGACGAGCGGGCGACGCTGAACATCGTCATCCGGACGCTCGTCCGCCGCGGCGCGGAGTACCACCTGCGCGTCGGCGCCGGGATCGTCCACGACTCGGTTCCCGAACGCGAGTACGAGGAGACGCTGGACAAGGCCCGCGCGCTGATCCGAGCGGTCGACGAGGCGCTCGACGGCCGGACGAGCCTAGGCGTGGAGGAGGAGGAGAGCGGAGCGGAGGACGCCGTGTCGGCGTCGGACGCCGCGGACGCGCCGGCGTCCGGCGACGAGACGCCCGACGACCGCGGGGGTGAGCCGCGGTGA
- a CDS encoding Hsp20/alpha crystallin family protein — protein sequence MTLREIGRSVGGRVLRRIGRVAGSVQERRAIPVDLLESDDALLAVFDAAGATGSDVQVRFSRGAVHVRIDRFRDPHEDFEMRFPGRGLSLDGKVEIPDDVTVDAEAATATLTDAGTLEVLLPKVDADAASADTADAEDTADADAEPIDAPDAESVDASDSESLDVESDA from the coding sequence ATGACGCTACGCGAGATCGGCCGGTCGGTCGGCGGGCGCGTGCTCCGCCGGATCGGCCGCGTCGCCGGCAGCGTTCAGGAGCGCCGGGCGATTCCGGTCGACCTGCTCGAAAGCGACGACGCCCTGCTCGCGGTGTTCGACGCCGCCGGCGCGACCGGCAGCGACGTGCAGGTGCGGTTCTCCCGGGGCGCCGTCCACGTCCGGATCGACCGGTTCCGCGACCCCCACGAGGACTTCGAGATGCGCTTCCCCGGCCGCGGGCTCTCGCTCGACGGGAAGGTCGAAATCCCCGACGACGTGACGGTCGACGCCGAGGCGGCGACCGCGACGCTGACCGACGCCGGCACGCTCGAAGTGCTGCTGCCGAAGGTCGACGCCGACGCGGCGTCGGCCGACACTGCCGACGCCGAGGACACTGCCGATGCCGACGCGGAACCGATCGACGCCCCCGATGCGGAGTCGGTCGACGCCTCCGACTCGGAGTCTCTCGACGTCGAATCGGACGCGTAG
- a CDS encoding helix-hairpin-helix domain-containing protein, with product MSLLDTLKSLLGLGGGTNESQGDVGVTVERETGDTEPATETESTVKGADVEPSDAEVDESASEKAGDEDADEDDREPSAETADEAIEEAEPERGESDEIVEMDETDADEGDDDEEEPEAAEETESGSETEDESEAADESEVADEGAESTEEDETDEEDDAEDEPEDDLEDIKGVGPAYAERLRGVGVESIADLADADAESIAEETDLSASRVENWIEQAKVR from the coding sequence ATGTCACTGTTGGATACGTTGAAGTCGCTTCTCGGACTCGGCGGCGGAACGAACGAATCGCAAGGCGACGTCGGAGTCACCGTCGAGCGCGAGACGGGCGACACCGAACCGGCGACCGAGACCGAGAGCACGGTCAAGGGCGCCGACGTCGAGCCGAGCGACGCGGAGGTCGACGAATCGGCGTCCGAGAAAGCGGGCGACGAGGACGCCGACGAAGACGATCGCGAGCCGAGCGCCGAAACCGCCGACGAGGCGATCGAGGAGGCCGAACCAGAGCGCGGCGAGTCCGACGAGATCGTCGAGATGGACGAGACCGATGCCGACGAGGGAGACGACGACGAGGAGGAACCCGAAGCGGCAGAGGAGACTGAATCCGGGTCCGAGACGGAGGACGAGTCCGAAGCGGCAGACGAGTCCGAAGTGGCGGACGAAGGCGCGGAATCCACCGAGGAAGACGAGACTGACGAGGAGGACGACGCCGAGGACGAGCCCGAGGACGACCTCGAGGACATCAAGGGCGTCGGCCCGGCCTACGCCGAGCGCCTGCGCGGCGTCGGCGTCGAGTCGATCGCCGACCTCGCCGACGCCGACGCGGAGTCGATCGCCGAGGAGACCGATCTCTCAGCCTCTCGCGTCGAAAACTGGATCGAGCAGGCGAAGGTCCGCTAG
- a CDS encoding Rieske (2Fe-2S) protein, with translation MPPGAEIAAADEIPDDSTLIFTVRDADGEEAEAILVELDGEIAGWLNACQHMTHIKIDKGSGAAMRNGELVCENHGAYFEADTGYCSFGPCEGAYLEEVGVTVDDGVAYLTDDDYEFVRVGPVEDDPADLSSSSNVKI, from the coding sequence ATGCCACCGGGAGCCGAGATCGCGGCCGCCGACGAGATCCCCGACGACTCGACGCTGATTTTCACCGTACGGGACGCCGACGGCGAGGAAGCGGAGGCGATCCTCGTCGAACTGGACGGCGAGATCGCGGGCTGGCTCAACGCCTGCCAGCACATGACCCACATCAAGATCGACAAGGGCTCGGGCGCCGCGATGCGCAACGGTGAACTCGTCTGCGAGAATCACGGCGCGTACTTCGAGGCCGACACGGGCTACTGTTCGTTCGGCCCCTGCGAGGGCGCCTACCTGGAGGAAGTCGGCGTGACGGTCGACGACGGCGTGGCGTACCTGACCGACGACGACTACGAGTTCGTCCGCGTCGGGCCGGTCGAGGACGACCCGGCGGATCTCTCCTCGTCGTCGAACGTCAAGATCTGA
- a CDS encoding shikimate dehydrogenase — MDVYGLIGNPVGHSLSPPMHEAGYEALGIDARYVTFEPAPEDVGAAIEGAESLGVAGLNVTIPFKRDVLDHVDADELASRIGAVNTVDFSGERPTGHNTDAEGVRRAFDRYDVDLDGATAVVVGAGGAGRAASFALSDAGAAVRIANRTEARAHDLAADVPNASGHGLAGLDDLLADATVLVNATSVGMEEDATPVPATALHGDLAVLDAVYRPLETTLLRDAADAGATTIDGAWMLLYQGVAAFERWTGENAPVDAMNDALRDEL; from the coding sequence ATGGACGTGTACGGTCTGATCGGGAATCCGGTCGGGCACTCGCTGTCGCCGCCGATGCACGAGGCCGGCTACGAGGCGCTCGGGATCGACGCCCGCTACGTGACCTTCGAACCGGCGCCGGAGGACGTCGGCGCCGCGATCGAGGGCGCCGAATCCCTCGGCGTCGCCGGGCTGAACGTGACGATTCCCTTCAAGCGGGACGTGCTCGATCACGTCGACGCCGACGAGCTGGCGAGCCGGATCGGCGCGGTCAACACGGTCGATTTCTCGGGCGAGCGCCCGACCGGCCACAACACCGACGCCGAGGGCGTCCGGCGCGCGTTCGATCGGTACGACGTCGACCTGGACGGCGCGACGGCGGTCGTCGTCGGCGCCGGAGGAGCCGGACGAGCCGCCTCGTTCGCGCTGTCCGACGCCGGCGCCGCGGTGCGGATCGCCAACCGGACCGAAGCGCGCGCGCACGATCTCGCGGCGGACGTGCCGAACGCGAGCGGCCACGGCCTGGCGGGGCTCGACGACCTGCTCGCGGACGCGACGGTGCTGGTCAACGCGACCAGCGTCGGGATGGAGGAGGACGCCACGCCGGTACCCGCCACCGCGCTTCACGGCGATCTGGCGGTGCTCGACGCCGTCTACCGACCGCTGGAGACCACCCTGCTTCGCGACGCCGCGGACGCCGGCGCGACGACGATCGACGGCGCGTGGATGCTGCTGTACCAGGGCGTCGCCGCGTTCGAGCGCTGGACCGGCGAGAACGCCCCGGTCGACGCGATGAACGACGCGCTTCGGGACGAGCTGTAG
- a CDS encoding D-aminoacyl-tRNA deacylase — MIGIVVSRADSASEHVGEHLLELADWRRRVDDAHPDAGGGGAVFRAGEFELRTFEDLHLDVEAAAAPFDDPDLLVFASRHAGDTGALLTAHFTGNFGPAKYGGEDHALATACPKALSAVVDALGEHAPPAYDVGVEATHHGPTEVGVPSMFVELGSDEEQWQDPEGARAVAEAILDLDGVAPHAERRPGDGDSPAVTDCPIRRHVVGIGGGHYAPRFERIVRETGWHVGHVAADWALDAMGDPDQRRDVLDAAFAHSEADLALVDDADGEYEDVVDVIEELGYRTVGERWLRETDGVPLSLVTPLEDELSSISDGLRFGDPAREADIVPEDEVAVVDLPDDLLAEAQGVDRDAVRDAFERHAYAFETNESGTRVAGRAAFPAADGGGSKPNAYQDLVAALADVLAEKYDAVERRNGCLRVEIEAFDPELASAAGVPEGPAFGKLSNGQSVEVDGETVAPEDVRSVREEEFEV, encoded by the coding sequence GTGATCGGGATCGTCGTCAGCCGCGCGGATTCGGCATCGGAGCACGTCGGCGAGCACCTACTGGAGCTGGCCGACTGGCGCCGCCGCGTCGACGACGCCCACCCGGACGCCGGGGGCGGCGGCGCGGTGTTCCGGGCCGGCGAGTTCGAGCTGCGCACGTTCGAGGATCTCCACCTCGACGTCGAGGCCGCCGCGGCGCCGTTCGACGACCCGGACCTGCTGGTGTTCGCCTCGCGACACGCCGGCGACACCGGCGCGCTGCTGACGGCCCACTTCACCGGCAACTTCGGGCCCGCGAAGTACGGCGGCGAGGACCACGCGCTCGCGACGGCCTGCCCGAAGGCGCTCTCGGCGGTCGTCGACGCGCTCGGCGAACACGCCCCGCCGGCGTACGACGTCGGCGTCGAAGCGACCCACCACGGCCCGACCGAGGTCGGCGTCCCCTCGATGTTCGTCGAGCTCGGCAGCGACGAAGAGCAGTGGCAGGATCCGGAAGGCGCCCGGGCCGTCGCCGAAGCGATCCTCGACCTCGACGGCGTCGCGCCCCACGCCGAGCGCCGGCCGGGCGACGGCGACTCGCCGGCCGTCACGGACTGCCCGATCCGCCGGCACGTCGTCGGGATCGGCGGCGGCCACTACGCGCCGCGCTTCGAGCGGATCGTCCGCGAGACGGGTTGGCACGTCGGCCACGTCGCCGCCGACTGGGCGCTCGACGCGATGGGCGATCCGGACCAACGCCGCGACGTGCTCGACGCCGCCTTTGCGCACAGCGAGGCCGATCTCGCGCTCGTCGACGACGCCGACGGCGAGTACGAAGACGTCGTCGACGTGATCGAGGAGCTGGGCTACCGCACGGTCGGCGAGCGCTGGCTCCGCGAGACCGACGGCGTCCCGCTCTCGCTGGTGACGCCGCTGGAAGACGAGCTCTCGTCGATCTCGGACGGGCTCCGATTCGGCGACCCTGCCCGCGAGGCCGACATCGTTCCCGAGGACGAGGTGGCCGTCGTCGACCTCCCCGACGACCTGCTCGCCGAAGCACAGGGCGTCGATCGGGATGCGGTCAGGGATGCGTTCGAACGGCACGCCTACGCCTTCGAGACGAACGAGTCCGGCACCAGGGTCGCAGGGCGGGCGGCGTTCCCGGCCGCGGACGGCGGAGGGTCCAAACCGAACGCATATCAGGATCTCGTCGCGGCGCTCGCGGACGTGCTCGCGGAGAAGTACGACGCCGTCGAGCGCCGGAACGGCTGTCTGCGGGTCGAGATCGAGGCGTTCGATCCCGAACTCGCCAGCGCCGCCGGCGTCCCCGAGGGCCCGGCGTTCGGCAAGCTCTCGAACGGCCAGTCCGTCGAGGTCGACGGCGAGACGGTCGCGCCCGAGGACGTGCGGTCGGTCCGAGAGGAAGAGTTCGAGGTGTAG
- a CDS encoding DUF5802 family protein, translated as MFEEFSSGYYFGRLYVEPFDGDRAVMQRDQHERVNEQLYASGEGVERLDAPLVMKLDERHIPVHGEPDVPRDTLAVPATVLEDVRVRNPPALKEVLLAKADRARQLLRLTGGEPTPDDGADGGHGWDPTAGY; from the coding sequence ATGTTCGAGGAGTTCTCCAGCGGCTACTACTTCGGCCGGCTGTACGTCGAGCCGTTCGACGGCGATCGCGCGGTGATGCAGCGCGATCAGCACGAACGGGTCAACGAGCAGCTGTACGCGTCCGGAGAGGGCGTCGAGCGCCTCGACGCGCCGCTGGTGATGAAACTGGACGAGCGTCACATCCCGGTTCACGGCGAACCGGACGTCCCGCGCGACACGCTCGCAGTGCCCGCGACAGTGCTGGAGGACGTTCGGGTCCGCAACCCGCCGGCGCTCAAAGAGGTGCTGCTCGCCAAGGCCGATCGCGCGCGGCAGCTCTTGCGACTCACTGGCGGGGAACCGACGCCGGACGACGGCGCGGACGGCGGACACGGGTGGGACCCCACGGCGGGCTACTGA
- a CDS encoding aminodeoxychorismate/anthranilate synthase component II, whose product MLVIDNYDSFAYNLVQFVAEAEIRAAERRGVEPVEPVVRRNDAIDIPEIRELDPDGIVVSPGPGTPAEAGVSIPIFERTEYPALGVCLGHQALCAAHGAPVIRAPEVVHGKPSTVRHDGEGIFEGLPDAFEVGRYHSLAVEREDLPDPLVETARTDDEQAILMAVRHRDRPHVGVQFHPESILTGPVDRDAEGAELSLELGKRLIANFCEYARTHS is encoded by the coding sequence ATCCTCGTCATCGACAACTACGACTCCTTCGCGTACAACCTCGTCCAGTTCGTCGCGGAAGCCGAGATTCGGGCCGCCGAACGCCGGGGCGTCGAGCCCGTCGAGCCGGTGGTCCGACGGAACGACGCGATCGACATCCCGGAAATCCGGGAGCTGGATCCCGACGGGATCGTCGTCTCGCCGGGGCCCGGAACGCCCGCCGAGGCCGGCGTCTCGATCCCGATCTTCGAGCGGACCGAGTATCCCGCGCTGGGGGTCTGTCTCGGCCACCAGGCTCTGTGTGCGGCCCACGGCGCGCCCGTGATCCGCGCGCCCGAGGTCGTCCACGGGAAGCCCTCGACGGTGCGCCACGACGGCGAGGGTATCTTCGAAGGGTTACCGGACGCGTTCGAGGTGGGGCGGTACCACTCGCTGGCGGTCGAGCGCGAGGACCTCCCCGACCCGCTCGTCGAGACCGCCCGGACCGACGACGAGCAGGCGATCCTGATGGCGGTGCGGCACCGCGATCGGCCCCACGTCGGCGTCCAGTTCCACCCCGAGAGCATCCTGACGGGGCCGGTCGACCGCGACGCCGAGGGGGCCGAGCTCTCGCTCGAACTGGGGAAGCGCCTGATAGCCAACTTCTGCGAGTACGCCCGAACTCACTCATGA
- a CDS encoding DUF7559 family protein — MPPTLEVECTAEDCDIDMFELHYTYDMPDDVGVADFSCPYCGGTDCLEEIEV; from the coding sequence ATGCCGCCGACCCTGGAAGTCGAGTGTACGGCCGAGGACTGCGATATCGACATGTTCGAGCTACACTACACCTACGACATGCCCGACGACGTGGGCGTAGCCGACTTCTCCTGTCCGTACTGCGGCGGGACCGACTGTCTCGAGGAGATCGAGGTATGA